The Planococcus liqunii genome includes a region encoding these proteins:
- a CDS encoding cysteine hydrolase family protein has product MKKALLVVDYTVDFVADDGALTCGKPGQAIEEKICSLTEEFIQAGDYVVFPVDLHEVNNDFHPESKLFPDHNIRGTAGRNLYGRLSEVYEQHQDRIVWMDKTRYSAFAGTNLEILLRERGIEEVHIVGVCTDICVLHTAVEAYNKGFNIVIHQDAVASFNPVGHEWALGHFQNTLGAEVR; this is encoded by the coding sequence ATGAAAAAAGCGTTATTAGTAGTAGATTATACAGTCGATTTCGTGGCGGATGACGGGGCCTTGACCTGCGGAAAGCCCGGCCAGGCCATTGAAGAAAAGATTTGCTCGTTGACGGAGGAGTTTATACAAGCCGGAGACTACGTCGTTTTTCCAGTTGATCTCCATGAAGTCAACAACGACTTCCACCCCGAATCCAAACTCTTCCCGGACCACAATATCCGAGGCACAGCCGGCAGAAATTTGTATGGCCGCCTTTCAGAGGTGTATGAACAGCATCAAGACCGCATTGTCTGGATGGACAAAACCCGTTACAGTGCATTTGCCGGAACCAATCTGGAAATTCTGCTGCGTGAAAGAGGCATCGAAGAAGTTCACATTGTGGGCGTCTGCACCGACATTTGTGTATTGCATACGGCTGTCGAAGCTTATAACAAAGGATTCAATATTGTGATTCACCAAGACGCGGTTGCAAGTTTCAACCCGGTTGGCCATGAATGGGCGCTCGGCCATTTCCAAAACACGCTTGGCGCCGAAGTGCGCTGA
- a CDS encoding site-specific integrase translates to MPYGYEKYRLENGISPNTVVHEVQLIRSLFAYLRKTYKKQVEPHEIRPIDIQKFLQEEYATGIKDSTLNRKLIYIRQWFDYMWRIGRIPVDFMPKFKFNQKLDLRPSDIHINYEVLLEKKASVLDSDQLSLTAKILFLLYMRGLRLRDMAAIEVEDFVDRGDVLELTVEKKDGYVVHIEFTEKEIPVMLDGIERAVFRNTPYLLSSKVKDEYTMFKMGSLSDYTESLSAFLGTPIRSGDIRFAYVHHLYAVEHKNLEEIQEIMGVSLDSASRMLKDSLTRLKRD, encoded by the coding sequence ATGCCTTATGGTTATGAAAAGTATCGGTTAGAAAATGGCATTAGTCCGAATACGGTTGTCCATGAAGTACAATTGATCCGCTCGCTGTTCGCTTATTTGCGAAAAACATATAAGAAACAAGTGGAACCCCATGAAATTCGTCCGATTGATATTCAAAAGTTTCTGCAGGAAGAATACGCGACCGGCATCAAGGACAGCACCTTGAACCGGAAACTGATTTATATTCGGCAATGGTTCGATTATATGTGGAGAATCGGCCGGATTCCGGTGGATTTTATGCCGAAATTTAAATTCAATCAAAAACTGGATTTGCGGCCATCTGATATCCATATCAATTACGAAGTTCTTTTGGAAAAGAAGGCGTCGGTGCTCGATTCCGACCAATTATCACTGACGGCGAAAATTCTTTTCCTCTTATATATGCGCGGGCTTCGCCTGCGTGACATGGCAGCCATCGAAGTGGAAGATTTTGTCGACCGCGGCGATGTGCTCGAGTTGACCGTTGAAAAGAAAGACGGCTATGTGGTCCATATCGAATTTACGGAAAAGGAAATTCCCGTGATGCTGGACGGCATTGAACGGGCGGTTTTCCGCAATACCCCTTACCTGTTGTCATCCAAAGTGAAAGACGAATACACCATGTTTAAAATGGGATCGCTGTCCGACTATACCGAATCGCTGTCCGCGTTTCTCGGCACGCCGATCCGTTCCGGGGACATCCGTTTTGCCTATGTCCATCATTTATACGCGGTTGAACACAAAAACCTGGAAGAAATCCAGGAAATCATGGGTGTCTCGCTCGACTCGGCTTCCCGGATGCTGAAAGATTCCCTGACCCGCTTGAAACGGGATTAA
- a CDS encoding DinB family protein: protein MFKEENAKIRKAILQAVEGWPDEVLNKKPSMDEWSPIQILDHLYLMEGMVAKNVGRQLESEKSEKAVKKPIQLTVSRMVKVDAPKHVVPSEEYISLTEMKKRLEDSRALLHRVYDGTTIEELENKSMPHPVFGKVPLIQWFPFVGLHEKRHLKQLEKTLDKLKSEKTG, encoded by the coding sequence ATGTTTAAAGAAGAGAACGCTAAAATCAGGAAGGCTATTTTACAAGCGGTGGAAGGCTGGCCGGACGAAGTCCTGAACAAGAAACCGTCCATGGATGAATGGTCGCCGATACAGATCCTCGACCACCTTTACCTGATGGAAGGGATGGTGGCTAAAAATGTGGGCCGGCAGTTGGAGAGCGAAAAAAGCGAAAAAGCAGTCAAGAAACCGATCCAGCTGACTGTCAGCCGCATGGTGAAAGTGGACGCACCGAAACACGTCGTGCCGTCCGAGGAATATATTTCCCTTACCGAGATGAAAAAACGGCTGGAAGATTCAAGGGCGCTCTTGCACCGCGTTTACGATGGGACTACGATTGAAGAGCTGGAAAATAAGTCGATGCCCCATCCGGTCTTCGGCAAGGTACCGCTTATCCAGTGGTTCCCATTTGTCGGACTTCACGAGAAACGGCATTTAAAGCAGTTGGAAAAGACCTTGGACAAACTCAAATCAGAAAAGACTGGGTAA